In Rhodanobacter humi, the following are encoded in one genomic region:
- the accD gene encoding acetyl-CoA carboxylase, carboxyltransferase subunit beta: MNWLQKIMSPRVHAQGSAAGKGKVPEGVWEKCAGCGSVLYKPELERNLMVCPKCGHHHAIRARTRLLALLDEGSTQELWPSMEATDPLKFRDSKKYRDRIVASQKSSGERDSLVAMSGKLKGRPLVATAFEFGFVGGSMGSVGGEKFARAGERALADKSALVCFAASGGMRMQEGLYSLMQMAKTSAVLAKLRDAGVPYISVLTNPSTGGVSASMGMLGDINIGEPKALIGFAGPRVIEQTVRETLPEGFQRSEFLVEHGAIDMIVDRREMRDKLADLLNLMQKAPRAA; this comes from the coding sequence ATGAACTGGTTGCAGAAGATCATGTCCCCGCGCGTGCACGCGCAAGGCTCCGCCGCCGGCAAGGGCAAGGTGCCCGAGGGCGTGTGGGAGAAGTGCGCGGGCTGTGGTTCGGTGCTGTACAAGCCGGAGCTGGAGCGCAACCTGATGGTCTGCCCGAAGTGCGGCCATCACCACGCGATCCGCGCCCGCACGCGCCTGCTCGCGCTGCTCGACGAGGGTTCGACGCAGGAGCTGTGGCCGAGCATGGAGGCCACCGACCCGCTGAAATTCCGCGACTCCAAGAAGTACCGCGACCGCATCGTCGCCTCGCAGAAGTCCAGCGGCGAGAGGGACTCGCTGGTCGCGATGAGCGGCAAGCTGAAAGGCCGTCCGCTGGTCGCCACCGCGTTCGAGTTCGGCTTCGTGGGCGGCTCGATGGGCTCGGTGGGCGGCGAGAAGTTTGCCCGCGCCGGCGAGCGCGCGCTGGCCGACAAGAGCGCGCTGGTGTGCTTCGCCGCCAGCGGCGGCATGCGCATGCAGGAAGGCCTGTACTCGCTGATGCAGATGGCCAAGACTTCGGCGGTGCTGGCGAAGCTGCGCGATGCCGGTGTGCCCTACATCAGCGTGCTGACCAACCCGTCCACCGGCGGCGTCTCCGCCAGCATGGGCATGCTGGGCGACATCAACATCGGCGAGCCGAAGGCGCTGATCGGTTTCGCCGGCCCGCGCGTGATCGAGCAGACCGTGCGCGAGACCTTGCCGGAAGGCTTCCAGCGCTCCGAGTTCCTGGTCGAGCACGGCGCGATCGACATGATCGTCGACCGCCGCGAGATGCGCGACAAGCTGGCCGACCTGCTCAACCTGATGCAGAAGGCGCCGCGCGCGGCGTGA
- a CDS encoding LysR family transcriptional regulator: MSDRDLPSLNALRAFEAAARLGSMSLAAQELHVTHGAVSRQVRALEEALGQPLFVRQGRGVALTAIGQQLREQCSASFGQLREAWLQLRHARATAAFVLGCSGSVLARWMIPRLERLRHELPALTLHLAVQEEPVAGHLADVDAALLLAAPPWPAGRQVHELAPERIGPVLSPRYPGAERLRELPASALCDEPLLHTASRPQAWPEWARAMELPPESLQQTQALPHLYFLLEAAAAGLGVAIAPQPLVADDLASGRLLAPWGFRETSARWILVSARHADDLRLAALADWLRKELAEA; encoded by the coding sequence ATGTCGGATCGCGACCTGCCCTCGCTGAATGCCCTGCGCGCCTTCGAGGCCGCCGCACGGCTGGGCAGCATGAGCCTCGCCGCGCAGGAACTGCACGTGACCCACGGCGCGGTGAGCCGCCAGGTACGTGCGCTGGAAGAGGCGCTGGGCCAGCCGCTGTTCGTCCGGCAGGGGCGTGGCGTGGCACTCACCGCGATCGGCCAGCAACTGCGTGAGCAGTGCAGCGCTTCGTTCGGGCAGCTGCGCGAGGCATGGCTGCAACTGCGCCATGCACGCGCCACGGCGGCCTTCGTGCTCGGCTGCTCCGGCAGCGTGCTGGCGCGCTGGATGATCCCGCGGCTGGAACGCCTGCGCCACGAGCTGCCCGCGCTGACCCTGCATCTGGCCGTGCAGGAGGAACCGGTCGCCGGGCATCTGGCCGACGTCGATGCCGCGCTGCTGCTGGCCGCGCCGCCTTGGCCCGCGGGCCGGCAGGTGCACGAACTGGCGCCGGAACGCATCGGCCCGGTGCTCAGCCCGCGCTATCCCGGCGCCGAGCGCCTGCGCGAACTGCCCGCCAGCGCGCTGTGCGACGAGCCGCTGCTGCACACCGCCTCGCGCCCGCAGGCCTGGCCGGAGTGGGCGCGCGCGATGGAGCTGCCGCCCGAATCGCTGCAGCAGACCCAGGCCCTGCCCCACCTCTACTTCCTGCTCGAAGCCGCCGCAGCCGGGCTGGGCGTGGCGATCGCGCCGCAACCGCTGGTGGCCGACGACCTCGCCAGCGGCCGCCTGCTCGCACCTTGGGGTTTCCGCGAAACCTCGGCGCGCTGGATATTGGTCTCGGCACGCCACGCCGACGATCTGCGACTCGCCGCGCTGGCCGATTGGCTGCGCAAGGAACTGGCCGAAGCTTGA
- a CDS encoding phosphatase PAP2 family protein yields the protein MPRSLAFDRRVCVAANRWGARRAVGVFFGAISRLGNGMFWYALMLALVALDGWRGLLAAAHMAATGLAALLLYRLLKRHTRRPRPFRACPGVIAHVPPLDEFSFPSGHTLQAVGFTVVALAWYPLLAPLLLTFTALVAASRVILGLHYPSDVLAAIGIGGALGTLSLWLVHAVAALA from the coding sequence ATGCCTAGAAGCCTCGCCTTCGATCGCCGCGTCTGCGTGGCGGCGAACCGCTGGGGCGCGCGGCGCGCGGTAGGCGTGTTCTTCGGTGCGATCAGCCGGCTCGGCAACGGCATGTTCTGGTATGCGCTGATGCTGGCGCTGGTCGCGCTGGATGGCTGGCGCGGCCTGCTCGCCGCCGCGCACATGGCCGCCACCGGGCTGGCCGCCTTGCTGCTCTACCGACTGCTGAAGCGGCACACGCGCCGGCCGCGCCCGTTCCGCGCCTGCCCCGGCGTGATCGCGCACGTGCCGCCGCTGGACGAGTTCAGCTTTCCGTCCGGCCATACCTTGCAGGCGGTGGGCTTCACCGTGGTGGCGCTGGCCTGGTATCCGCTGCTGGCGCCGCTGCTGCTGACGTTCACCGCGCTGGTCGCCGCGTCGAGGGTGATCCTCGGCCTGCACTACCCCAGCGACGTGCTGGCCGCGATCGGCATCGGCGGCGCGCTGGGCACGCTGTCGCTGTGGCTGGTGCACGCCGTGGCCGCGCTCGCCTGA
- a CDS encoding DUF4399 domain-containing protein, with the protein MTRLLLAALLFAATGTVAAQAATGLPITKAPAGVGVYFISPQDGATVPATFTVRFGLKGMGVAPAGVARENTGHHHLLIDVKQLPAAGQPIPNDAQHRHFGGGQTETTLTLPPGTHTLQLELGDASHVPFDPPLVSKRITVHVQ; encoded by the coding sequence ATGACCCGCCTGCTGCTCGCCGCCCTGCTGTTCGCCGCCACGGGCACCGTTGCCGCCCAGGCCGCCACCGGCCTGCCGATTACCAAGGCTCCAGCCGGTGTCGGCGTCTATTTCATTTCGCCGCAGGACGGCGCCACGGTGCCTGCGACCTTCACGGTGCGCTTCGGCCTCAAGGGCATGGGCGTGGCACCGGCCGGCGTGGCCAGGGAGAACACCGGCCATCATCACCTGCTGATCGACGTGAAGCAGCTGCCCGCCGCCGGCCAGCCGATTCCGAACGATGCGCAACACCGGCACTTCGGCGGCGGCCAGACCGAGACCACGCTCACCTTGCCGCCGGGCACGCACACCTTGCAGCTGGAACTGGGCGATGCCAGCCACGTGCCGTTCGATCCGCCGCTGGTGTCGAAGCGGATCACCGTGCACGTGCAATAG
- a CDS encoding transcriptional repressor — protein sequence MYHPREESPLVHDVTRMPHAHHSHHHDAKGFVREVAHVSEERGLRLTPLRMEVLELVAAAAKPVKAYDLLDQLREKHGNAAPPTVYRALDFLLEQGFIHKLESINAFVSCHHPAEAHQVPFLICDVCSGAEEVCDERVAELIEAQAKALGFRAQAQTLEVHGVCKRCRKP from the coding sequence ATGTATCATCCCCGCGAGGAGAGCCCCTTGGTACACGACGTCACCCGCATGCCGCACGCCCATCATTCGCACCACCATGATGCGAAGGGTTTCGTGCGCGAGGTGGCGCATGTCAGCGAGGAGCGGGGTCTGCGCCTGACCCCGCTGCGCATGGAAGTGCTGGAGCTGGTCGCCGCCGCGGCCAAGCCGGTGAAGGCCTACGACCTGCTCGACCAGTTGCGCGAGAAGCACGGCAACGCGGCGCCGCCCACGGTGTACCGCGCACTGGATTTCCTGCTGGAGCAGGGCTTCATCCACAAGCTGGAATCGATCAACGCCTTCGTCTCCTGCCATCACCCGGCCGAGGCGCACCAGGTGCCGTTCCTGATCTGCGATGTCTGTTCCGGCGCCGAGGAAGTCTGCGACGAACGCGTCGCGGAACTGATCGAGGCGCAGGCCAAGGCGCTGGGCTTCCGCGCCCAGGCGCAGACGCTGGAAGTGCACGGCGTCTGCAAGCGCTGCCGCAAGCCCTGA
- a CDS encoding transporter, with translation MRSRRNGHRHRYIPAALAALFALALTHAARADDNPGYDRPGLGFTPLVLRAGDVIWEQGLPDWNRSRDAGVASAQYTTDSLLRVGLGGPLELQLGSSWNRLHQSGAGTDLRNDGRGDSTLGVKFALPASGAFSWGLLGSVEFTDGARGFRNPQRQYLLGADFNWQWNPRNATALYLQDVRAGGRDSLLLALNEGYALTHTLNVYAEAALLRDATTGHGSMAGAGVAWQATPRVQLDASARHRLSGHADEWQAGLGVAVYFGR, from the coding sequence ATGAGATCCCGACGAAACGGCCATCGCCACCGATACATCCCTGCCGCACTCGCTGCGCTGTTCGCGCTGGCCTTGACTCACGCGGCGCGGGCCGACGACAACCCCGGTTACGACCGACCCGGCCTCGGCTTCACACCGCTCGTGCTCAGGGCCGGTGACGTCATCTGGGAACAGGGCCTGCCCGATTGGAACCGCAGCCGCGACGCAGGCGTCGCCAGCGCGCAATACACCACCGACAGCCTGTTGCGCGTGGGCCTGGGCGGTCCGCTGGAACTGCAACTGGGCAGTTCGTGGAATCGCCTGCATCAGAGTGGCGCGGGCACGGACCTTCGCAACGACGGTCGCGGCGACAGCACGCTGGGCGTGAAATTCGCCCTGCCCGCTTCCGGCGCCTTCAGCTGGGGCCTGCTGGGCAGCGTGGAGTTCACCGACGGCGCGCGCGGGTTTCGCAATCCGCAACGGCAATACCTGCTCGGCGCCGATTTCAACTGGCAATGGAACCCGCGCAACGCCACGGCGCTGTACCTGCAGGACGTGCGGGCTGGCGGCCGCGACAGCCTATTATTGGCGTTGAACGAAGGCTACGCGCTCACGCACACACTGAACGTCTACGCCGAAGCGGCGCTGTTGCGCGACGCCACGACCGGCCACGGCAGCATGGCCGGCGCCGGCGTGGCCTGGCAGGCCACGCCGCGCGTGCAACTGGACGCCAGCGCGCGCCACCGCCTGTCCGGCCACGCCGACGAATGGCAGGCCGGGCTCGGCGTGGCGGTGTATTTCGGCCGCTGA
- the trpB gene encoding tryptophan synthase subunit beta: MPEIRDFHAYPDAQGRFGQFGGSYVAETLMAPLAELTEAYLRLREDPAFVAELDRDLTNYVGRPSPVYFAERLTRHVGGARILLKREDLNHTGAHKINNTVGQALVARHMGKTRIIAETGAGQHGVASATVAARLGLKCVVYMGAVDIERQKINVYRMKLLGAEVVPVTSGSKTLKDALNEAMRDWVTNVADTFYIIGTVAGPHPYPLMVRDFNAIVGREARAQLLDQYGRLPDVLTACVGGGSNAMGLFHAFLNDRDVRIVGAEAAGEGIATGHHAASLAAGRPGVLHGNRTYVLCDDDGQITETHSISAGLDYPGVGPEHAFLKDAGRAEYVGVTDDEALEAFHLLCRTEGILPALESSHAVAQAIKLAREYPKDGIVLCNLSGRGDKDVHTIAAREGVSV; the protein is encoded by the coding sequence ATGCCCGAGATCCGGGATTTTCACGCTTACCCCGACGCCCAGGGCCGCTTCGGCCAGTTCGGTGGCAGCTATGTGGCCGAGACCCTGATGGCGCCGCTGGCCGAGCTGACCGAGGCCTACCTGCGCCTGCGCGAGGATCCGGCCTTCGTCGCCGAGCTCGACCGCGACCTCACGAACTACGTGGGCCGGCCCAGCCCGGTCTACTTCGCAGAGCGACTGACCCGGCATGTGGGCGGCGCGCGCATCCTGCTCAAGCGCGAGGACCTGAACCATACCGGTGCGCACAAGATTAACAACACCGTGGGCCAGGCGCTGGTGGCACGGCACATGGGCAAGACCCGCATCATCGCCGAGACCGGCGCGGGCCAGCACGGCGTGGCCAGCGCCACGGTGGCGGCGCGGCTGGGCCTCAAGTGCGTGGTCTACATGGGGGCGGTGGACATCGAGCGGCAGAAGATCAACGTCTACCGCATGAAGCTGCTGGGCGCCGAAGTGGTGCCGGTGACTTCCGGCTCGAAGACCTTGAAGGATGCGCTGAACGAAGCGATGCGCGACTGGGTCACCAACGTGGCCGACACCTTCTACATCATCGGCACCGTGGCCGGCCCGCATCCGTACCCGCTGATGGTGCGCGACTTCAACGCCATCGTGGGCCGCGAGGCGCGCGCGCAATTGCTCGATCAATACGGGCGCCTGCCCGACGTGCTCACCGCCTGCGTGGGTGGTGGCTCGAACGCGATGGGCCTGTTCCACGCCTTCCTCAACGACCGCGACGTGCGCATCGTGGGCGCCGAGGCGGCGGGTGAGGGCATCGCCACCGGTCATCACGCGGCCTCGCTGGCCGCGGGGCGCCCCGGCGTGCTGCACGGCAACCGCACCTACGTGCTGTGCGACGACGACGGCCAGATCACCGAGACGCACTCGATCTCCGCCGGCCTCGACTATCCCGGCGTCGGTCCCGAGCACGCCTTCCTGAAAGACGCCGGCCGCGCCGAGTATGTGGGCGTCACCGACGACGAGGCGCTGGAAGCCTTCCACCTGCTGTGCCGCACCGAAGGCATCCTGCCGGCGCTGGAATCCAGCCACGCCGTGGCGCAGGCGATCAAGCTGGCACGCGAATACCCGAAGGACGGCATCGTGCTGTGCAACCTCTCCGGTCGCGGCGACAAGGACGTGCATACCATCGCGGCGCGCGAGGGCGTGAGCGTGTAG
- a CDS encoding phosphoribosylanthranilate isomerase: MTRIKCCGMTRVEDALLAARLGADAIGLVFTARSKRQVSLEQAQAIRRALPPFVDAVALFMDDDAAFVADVIAAVQPDLLQFHGGEADDWCAQFGRRYLKAIAMGEGAAALPRLQDYPHAVALLLDGNTAGEAGGSGKAFDWSLLPRDLAQPVILAGGLHAGNVSAAIRAARPWAVDVASGVESAPGIKDAAKLAAFVAAVHVTDREFAPSPDR, encoded by the coding sequence ATGACCCGCATCAAATGCTGCGGCATGACCCGCGTCGAGGACGCGCTGCTGGCCGCACGGCTCGGTGCCGATGCGATCGGCTTGGTGTTCACCGCGCGCAGCAAGCGGCAGGTGTCGCTGGAGCAGGCGCAGGCCATACGCCGCGCGCTGCCGCCCTTCGTGGACGCAGTGGCGCTGTTCATGGACGACGACGCGGCCTTCGTCGCGGACGTGATCGCGGCCGTGCAGCCGGACCTGCTGCAGTTCCATGGCGGCGAAGCCGACGACTGGTGCGCGCAATTCGGCCGGCGCTACCTCAAGGCCATCGCGATGGGTGAGGGCGCGGCGGCCTTGCCGCGCCTGCAGGACTACCCGCACGCCGTTGCGCTGCTGCTGGATGGCAATACCGCGGGCGAGGCCGGCGGCAGCGGCAAGGCCTTCGACTGGTCGTTGCTGCCGCGCGATCTCGCGCAGCCGGTGATCCTCGCCGGCGGTCTGCATGCGGGCAACGTGAGCGCGGCGATCCGCGCGGCCCGGCCGTGGGCGGTGGACGTGGCCAGCGGTGTGGAGTCGGCGCCCGGCATCAAGGATGCGGCGAAGCTCGCCGCCTTCGTGGCCGCGGTGCATGTCACGGATCGGGAATTCGCGCCGTCGCCGGATCGCTGA
- the gltX gene encoding glutamate--tRNA ligase gives MTVRTRFAPSPTGFLHIGGARTALYCWLEARRRGGEFLLRIEDTDRERSTDEAVQAILDAMAWLELSADAAPVYQTHRLARYTEVAERLLAEGKAYYAYESKEEIEAMREAAMAKGEKPRYNGYYRDRNEPCRDDPNRVIRFRNPLEGAVVFEDKVKGRVEWSNAELDDLVIFRSDGWPTYNFAVVVDDIDMGITEVIRGDDHVNNTPRQINIYHALGAPVPEFAHLPMILDKEGKKLSKRTNSVSVMEYREEGYLPHAILNYLVRLGWSHGDQEIFSREEMIRLFDIADVNKAASRFDTEKLKWLNQHYLKTDEPATLAPEFAWHLARAGIDAARGPAPADVIVALRDRVHTLKEMVERAKLWYGPITEWDDKAVAKHLKNDSAVAVLEAAKALLTDVEWKPEAIHGVIEQVAAKLELGMGKIAQPLRVAMTGTQVSPSIDHTIYLCGRAEALKRIDHALVLARG, from the coding sequence ATGACCGTCCGCACCCGTTTCGCCCCCAGCCCCACCGGTTTCCTGCACATCGGCGGCGCGCGCACCGCGCTGTACTGCTGGCTGGAGGCGCGCCGGCGCGGCGGCGAATTCCTGCTGCGCATCGAGGACACCGACCGCGAGCGTTCCACCGACGAAGCGGTGCAGGCGATCCTCGACGCGATGGCCTGGCTGGAGCTTTCCGCCGACGCGGCGCCGGTCTACCAGACGCATCGCCTCGCCCGCTACACGGAAGTGGCCGAGCGCCTGCTCGCCGAGGGCAAGGCCTATTACGCCTACGAGAGCAAGGAGGAGATCGAGGCGATGCGCGAAGCCGCGATGGCGAAGGGCGAGAAGCCCCGCTACAACGGTTACTACCGCGACCGCAACGAACCCTGTCGCGACGACCCGAACCGGGTGATCCGCTTCAGGAACCCGCTGGAAGGCGCGGTGGTGTTCGAGGACAAGGTGAAGGGCCGGGTGGAATGGTCCAACGCCGAGCTGGACGACCTGGTGATCTTCCGCTCCGACGGCTGGCCCACCTACAACTTCGCCGTGGTGGTGGACGACATCGACATGGGCATCACCGAGGTGATCCGCGGCGACGACCACGTCAACAACACGCCGCGCCAGATCAACATCTACCACGCGCTGGGCGCGCCGGTGCCGGAGTTCGCGCACCTGCCGATGATCCTCGACAAGGAGGGCAAGAAGCTCTCCAAGCGCACCAATTCGGTGAGCGTGATGGAGTACCGCGAGGAAGGCTACCTGCCGCACGCGATCCTCAATTACCTGGTGCGCCTGGGCTGGTCGCATGGCGACCAGGAGATCTTCTCGCGCGAAGAGATGATCCGGCTGTTCGACATCGCCGACGTCAACAAGGCCGCCTCGCGCTTCGATACCGAGAAGCTCAAGTGGCTGAACCAGCATTACCTGAAGACCGACGAGCCCGCCACGCTGGCGCCCGAGTTCGCCTGGCATCTGGCGCGCGCCGGCATCGACGCGGCGCGTGGCCCCGCGCCCGCCGACGTGATCGTGGCGCTGCGCGACCGCGTGCACACGCTGAAGGAAATGGTCGAGCGCGCGAAACTCTGGTACGGCCCCATCACCGAGTGGGACGACAAGGCAGTGGCCAAGCATCTGAAGAACGACAGCGCAGTGGCCGTGCTGGAAGCGGCCAAGGCGTTGCTGACGGACGTCGAATGGAAGCCGGAGGCCATCCACGGCGTGATCGAGCAGGTGGCCGCGAAGCTGGAACTGGGCATGGGCAAGATCGCCCAGCCGCTGCGCGTGGCGATGACCGGCACCCAGGTGTCGCCGTCGATCGACCACACCATCTATCTGTGCGGCCGCGCCGAGGCGTTGAAGCGCATCGACCACGCGCTGGTGTTGGCGCGCGGCTGA
- the trpA gene encoding tryptophan synthase subunit alpha, translating to MNRIDARFAQLKSAGRTGLIPFVTAGDPSPEHAVALMHALVESGADLIELGVPFSDPMADGPVIQHASERAIAKGVGLADVLGWVAEFRRRDADTPVVLMGYLNPIEIHGYARFAEEAVQAGVDGVLLVDCPLEESAVLAPLREAGLRQILLAAPTTAPDRLAKLCKAAQGFLYYVSFAGITGAARLSTTDIAARVADIRGHANAPVAVGFGVRDAQSAKAIAGFADAVVIGSALVERLAGAASAAEVAERVRDFLAPIRSALDAG from the coding sequence ATGAATCGCATCGACGCCCGTTTCGCACAACTCAAGTCCGCCGGCCGCACCGGCCTGATTCCCTTCGTCACCGCGGGCGATCCCTCACCCGAGCACGCGGTGGCGCTGATGCACGCGCTGGTCGAGTCCGGTGCCGACCTGATCGAGCTGGGCGTGCCGTTCTCCGACCCGATGGCCGATGGCCCGGTGATCCAGCACGCCAGCGAGCGTGCGATCGCCAAGGGCGTGGGGCTGGCCGACGTGCTGGGCTGGGTCGCCGAGTTCCGTCGGCGCGATGCCGACACGCCGGTGGTGCTGATGGGTTACCTCAACCCCATCGAGATCCACGGCTACGCGCGCTTCGCCGAAGAGGCCGTGCAGGCCGGGGTCGACGGCGTGCTGCTGGTGGATTGTCCGCTGGAGGAATCGGCGGTGCTGGCACCGCTGCGCGAGGCGGGGCTGCGGCAGATCCTGCTCGCCGCGCCCACCACGGCACCGGATCGCCTGGCGAAACTGTGCAAGGCGGCCCAGGGCTTCCTCTATTACGTGTCCTTCGCCGGCATCACCGGCGCAGCGCGCCTGAGCACCACGGACATCGCCGCACGCGTGGCCGATATCCGTGGCCATGCGAATGCGCCGGTGGCGGTGGGCTTCGGCGTGCGCGACGCGCAGAGCGCCAAGGCCATTGCGGGTTTCGCCGATGCGGTGGTGATCGGCAGCGCGCTGGTGGAGCGGCTGGCTGGCGCGGCATCGGCAGCGGAAGTCGCTGAGCGCGTCCGTGATTTCCTGGCGCCGATTCGCAGCGCGCTGGATGCCGGCTGA
- a CDS encoding glycosyltransferase family 4 protein translates to MRIGIVSETWPPEINGVALTVHGLAAGLAARGHSIDVVHPRQARQGVAEPGFDTLFTRGVALPRYPGLRFGLPAGQALRERWTQQRPDAIYVATEGPLGGSALRVANALRIPAATGFHTRFDSYAGHYGLRWLTPLVRGHLRRFHRRAAATLVPTDALAQELAGLGVDNARLLRRAVDTRLFHPGRRDPALRAQWGVDASTPVMLYVGRIAPEKNLELAVEAFRAAQQNLPAMRYVWVGDGPARAALQAAHPDFIFVGMQRGEALARHIASADMFPFPSLSETFGNVILEALASGLPVVAYREGAAREHLRSNYNGYCIATGEAAAFVEATTRLAGNPGLIRHMGRAAHESMARLSPEMVIREFETLLRELAEERDHGHDTVAIHA, encoded by the coding sequence ATGCGCATCGGTATCGTCAGCGAAACCTGGCCGCCGGAGATCAACGGCGTGGCGCTCACCGTGCACGGGCTTGCCGCCGGGCTCGCTGCGCGGGGCCATTCCATCGACGTGGTGCATCCGCGCCAGGCGCGGCAAGGCGTGGCCGAGCCGGGCTTCGACACCTTGTTCACGCGCGGCGTGGCGCTGCCGCGCTACCCCGGCCTGCGCTTCGGGCTGCCGGCCGGGCAGGCCTTGCGCGAACGCTGGACGCAGCAGCGCCCGGACGCGATCTATGTCGCCACCGAAGGCCCGCTGGGCGGATCGGCGCTGCGCGTGGCCAACGCCTTGCGCATCCCCGCGGCGACCGGCTTCCACACGCGCTTCGACAGCTACGCCGGCCACTACGGCCTGCGCTGGCTCACGCCGCTGGTGCGCGGCCACCTGCGCCGCTTCCATCGCCGCGCCGCCGCCACCCTCGTGCCCACCGATGCGCTCGCGCAGGAACTCGCCGGGCTGGGTGTGGACAATGCGCGCTTGCTGCGCCGCGCAGTGGACACGCGACTGTTCCATCCCGGCCGGCGCGATCCGGCGCTGCGCGCGCAATGGGGCGTCGACGCCAGCACGCCGGTGATGCTGTACGTGGGCCGCATCGCGCCGGAGAAGAACCTCGAACTGGCGGTCGAGGCCTTCCGCGCCGCGCAGCAAAATTTGCCGGCCATGCGCTACGTGTGGGTGGGCGACGGCCCCGCGCGTGCCGCGCTGCAGGCCGCACATCCGGACTTCATCTTCGTCGGCATGCAGCGCGGCGAGGCGCTGGCGCGACACATCGCCAGTGCAGACATGTTCCCCTTCCCCAGCCTCAGCGAAACCTTCGGCAACGTGATCCTGGAGGCGCTGGCCTCCGGCCTGCCGGTGGTGGCCTATCGCGAAGGCGCGGCGCGCGAACACCTGCGCAGCAACTACAACGGCTACTGCATCGCCACCGGCGAGGCGGCCGCGTTCGTCGAGGCGACAACCAGGCTGGCGGGCAACCCCGGCCTGATCCGCCACATGGGCCGGGCGGCGCACGAGAGCATGGCGCGGCTGTCGCCGGAAATGGTGATACGCGAATTCGAAACCCTGCTGCGCGAACTGGCCGAGGAGCGCGACCATGGGCACGACACCGTTGCCATCCATGCCTAG